The nucleotide sequence AAGAGAGTAATCATGCTTCTATTACTTCTTTGAGTGTATCTACTGATACCTCCATTCAAATCAATGCTACTGAAAATAGAAAACCTCAAGGTCGTGGCAAAAGCTTCTATTCAAATAAGCCTACTAGACTCTGTACTTTCTGTAATCGTACAAATCATACTGTGGATTTTTGTTACTTGAAACATGGTTATCCCAATGTTAACAAACCTTCATCAAGTGTGAATGCTGCTTCTCAAGAAGATTCTGAAAATGGTACAATTTCTTCTTCTGGATTGGGTACTCCTGCAAGTTCTCCTTCTGCTGGTTTTTCTCAAGAGCAATTAGCTCAACTTGTGTCCATGTTACAACAATCAAATTTGGTTGTTTCAGCACCTTCTCCTTCACAAGTTACCTCCAATCACATTGCATCTGCCAGCATTTCCACTCCAGATTCTTCTAAAGGTATACTTGCTTCTGTTTCTTCTTTAACAAGTAAACCTCCTTTTTGGCTTATTGATTCTGGTGCTAATGAACATATATGTTGTGATATTGCTTCATTTAGTTCCTTTTATAGAATAAAACCTGTTTATGTTTCCTTACCCAATGGTAATTCTGTGTTAGCTCATTTTGCTGGTAATGTTTTCTTCAATTCCAAGTTTCATTTGAGTCATGTTCTTTATTCACCTCATTTTACCCTCAATCTTATCTCTGTAGCAAAATGTTGTGATTCATTAActtgtttctttcatttttctcttgaaaAATGTCTTATACAGGACCAACAATCTTTGAAGATGATTGGTTTGGCTAAACAGCAAGATGGTTTATACAAGTTTTATCCATCATGCAAATCTTCTAATTTTGAGTTTTCTGCTTTATCTCCCAGTTCTTGTAATGTTGTTTCTATTTCCAATTGTAATAAGAATAGTCAATATGTACCTGACAATGCCTTATGGCACTTTAGATATTTGGGGTCCTCTTTCAGTTGCTTCAGTTCATGGTCATAGAtattttctcactattttagaTGACCACACCAGATTTCTCTGGGTCATTCTTCTTAAAACCAAAGCTGAAGTGTCTTCACATGTTAAGAATTTTATTACTATGATTCAGAATCATTTTCACACCACCCCTAAATTCATTAGAACTGATAATGGCCCTGAATTCATGTTACCTTCTTTTTATGCTTCACATGGCATTATTCACCAGAAATCTTGTGTAGAAACTCCCCAACAAAATGGTAGAGTTGAAAGAAAACAtcaacacattttaaatgttggTAGAGCTTTGCTTTATCAGTCTAAACTTCCTCCTTCTTTTTGGTCTTATGCTATACATCATGCTGTTTTCCTCATAAATAGAGTTCCTACACCCTTACTTCATAACCAATCACCTTACTTCCTTCTTCATCATAAACTCCCTGATATTGCTCTTTTCAAAGTTTTTGGTTGTTTATGTTATGCTTCCACTTTACATTCTCATAGAACCAAACTGCAACCTAGAGCTAGAAAGTCTTTATTCTTAGGTTACAAGTCTGGTTATAAGGGTTTTACTCTCTATGATCTTCAATCTAGAGAGATTTTTGTGTCAAGACATGTTACTTTTCATGAAAACCATCTCCCTTACCCTCATTCTCCATCCTCTACTTCTCCTGATTGGGAATATTTTTCCCATTTTCCCTCTCTATCTGATACTGATACTTCTATCCCTTCTTGTCAACCTCCAATCATTGATGATATTAccacttcttcttcatcaacttTACCTCTTACCTCTCCTTCTTCACCTGTTCCACCCATTATTCCCAGACATTCTACCAGAAAAACCACTACTCCATCTTACCTCCAAGATTATATTTGTAACAATCTTCAAACTTCCACATATCctatttctcattttctttctcataataatatttctAACAATCATTCTTCTTTTGTTATGTCTTTACATTCACAACCTGAGCCTAAATCCTATGCTGAAGCAAGTAAACATGAGTGTTGGAAGCATGCTATGCAAGTTGAACTTCAAGCTCTTGAGAAAACTGGTACTTGGAAACTTGTGGATTTACCACCAAATGTTAAGCCTATTGGATGTAGATGGATTTACAAAGTCAAATTCCATGCTGATGGCACTATTGAGAGATATAAAGCAAGATTGGTTGCCAAAGGTTACAATCAAATTGAGGGCTTAGATTATTTTGATACATATTCTCCAGTTGCTAAACTCACAACAGTCAGACTTGTGATTGCTTTATCTTCCATTCACAATTGGCATTTACATCAACTTGATGTCAATAATGCCTTTCTTCATGGTGAACTTCAGGAAGATGTGTATATGATGATTCCTCCTGGCATCACaccaatcaaacaacatcaagTTTGCAAGCTTCAAAAGTCTCTCTATGGACTTAAACAGGCTAGTAGAAAGTGGTATGAGAAATTGACTTCTACTCTTTTAGCTCAAGACTATTTACAAGCTGCATCTGATCATTCCTTGTTTGTCAAGAAAACTGAATCTTCATTCACAGTCCTTCTTgtgtatgttgatgatatcaTTCTTGCTGGAGATTCTATAAGTGAATTTGATCATATCAAGTCTATTTTGGATTCTCTATTCAAAATCAAAGACTTAGGCCAATTGAAATACTTCTTAGGTATTGAGGTTGCTCATTCCAAATTGGGGATTTCTTTGTGTCAAAGGAAATATTGTCTAGACTTACTTCTTGATTCAGGCACTGTAGGTTCCAAACCAGTTTCTACTCCATCTGATTTCTCCATAAAGTTGCATCATGATTCAAGTCCTCCTTTTGAAGATGTTGCTGCCTACAGAAGACTTGTGGGTAGACTTCTCTACCTAAACACTACCAGACCTGATATCACTTTCATCACTCAGCAATTGAGTCAATTCTTGTCTAAACCTACATAAACTCATCATCATGCTGCTTTAAGAGTTTTGAAGTACCTCAAAGGTTGTCCAGGAAGAGGTTTATTTTTTCCACGAAATTCTTCTCTCACTTTACAAGGATTTTCAGATGCTGACTGGGCTGGTTGTCTAGATACTAGAAAATCTATTTCAGGTCAATGTTTCTTCTTAGGTCACTCTATGATCTCTTGGAgaacaaagaaacaaatcaCAGTCTCTAGATCTTCATCTGAAGCTGAATATAGGGCATTGGCTTCAGCTACTTGTGAACTACAATGGATTCTATATCTTCTCAAAGATTTACATGTTTCATGCTCCAAGTTGCCTGTTTTATACTGTGATAATCAAAGTGCAATACACATTGCTTCTAACCCTGTTTTTCATGAGCGCACTAAACACTTGGAAATTGACTGTCACTTAATTAGAGAAAAGTTACAAAGTGGGATTCTCAAGTTACTCCCTGTTTCTTCTCAAGACCAAGTAGCTGATTTCTTTACCAAGGCTTTGCTTCCTAAGACTTTCAACATTCTTCTATCCAAGTTGGgtttgataaacatttatcaatCTCCACCTTGTGGGGGGATATTACAGAATGATATTAATGATAGTGAAATCACTTGATTTGTTATTACTTGCTGGACAAGTAACTCAGCTTAGGACATTGTTTCTCCAGAGTTAGATCATTATAGCTTACCATACTTCTAGTTATTAGTATATATACTTGTTGTAAGCTCTATTCTTTGTAATGAgaattttatcattcatttcCTTCTGATAGTTAACCTATATAAAAGCATGATGTAATCATTTTAGtaacttttactatttttgCATCATCGTAGACTCGTCAATacaatgagaaatgatatttgtacaatcactttttgataactttgtgacaactttatctctcatactcatattatactcatattctctctcttcatttctctctctctctctctctctctccattgttttaaccaatgaaaaaagagagaaaagaagttgtcacaaaaattgtatcaaatagttgttcaaatatcactactccaatacaatatatatataatttatgtttggaAGAAATTGGCTTGGTTGTTAAGACAAAATGTTTGGTATGGCAATTCCATTTTTTTGGGGAGCCTTTCTACTAGGGTTATGAGTGTTGTCGTTGCTTCATAATTTCCAAAGGCCGATCGAGATTGCAACATAATCTGGCTTCTTTTTGTATTCAGATCATTGGTTCCTAGTGTTATTTTGTATCGACTAATGAATCCCCAATCGATATTCAGGTCTTGAAATAAGAGGTGTTCAATTGATTCATCTATGAATTTATATTGAAATAGTCAATTTCCAATGTATTGAGCCAAATATCTCAACCTTGAAATATGATCCTCCTTTGTAATAAATCATATCAGAATTTCAAAATCTTTGCAATTTTGTCCCAattcttttgaaataaaatttcatCCTCATTTGGGAACCCTCTGTATCATACAATAATCATATTTGAATCAACATTGTTGGGATTgtgaacattttttaaaatgactgCAACAAAGTAAGGTTAATAAAAGATGACCTTCAACTTCAACTTTAGGGGAGATACCTTGGGTGACATTGAGTTTTGGTtaaattgagagagagagagagagagagagagagagagagagagagagagagagagagagagagagagagagagagagagagagagagagagagagagagagagagagagagagagagaggagagagagagagagagagagagagagagagagagagagagagagagagagagagagagagagagagagagagagagagagagagagagagagagagagagaggagagagagagagagagagagagagagagagagagagagagagagagagagagagagagagagagagagagagagagagagagagagagagagagagagagagagagagagagagagagagagagagagagagagagagagagagagagagagagagagagagagagagagagagttagtttagAGGGCTATAAATTGAGCAATTTTCTGTGATAGAGTTCATATACCATATTAGAATCTATCTTAATTGATTGAGATTAGtaaacaaattcaaaaactGAAAAGTAATTTTCACATCACATGAATTCTCTCTTGCTATAAAGATATTGGAATTGGACTTATCAATCAGTTCATAGCTTTTCAAACACAAGTCAAAGTATGATGATAATAGATCAAATGAAACAGTAACTTgactaaaataatgtttaaattGAGTTTTCATCCTGGTAGACGAAAGGTCACACCTTATTGACTAAAATTATAGATAACTTGGTTTGTAAGATAGGTCTTACCATAGTTAATTAGACTAGTGTATAAGTCAAAGTAGGATAAATATAGGACCAATGAACAAGTAACTTGACTAAAATAGTGTTTTACATTGTATTTTCATCCAATTGGAAAAAGGTCAAACCTTTTATAACCAATGGATTAACTAACCATAGATAACTTGCTTAGTAAGCTAAGTATaactaaatttaatttgattagtATAATTGTCAAAGTATGATGATAATAGATAGCTTAGTAACTATAGTTTAGACCAAAACCATGGATAGTTTGGTTTGTATGATGATAGGGAGGGAGACTAAGCTATCTAGGATTCTTTGTTTTAGTTCTAATTTGATTAGTATGATTGTCAAAGTATGATGATAATAGATCAAATAGAACAAATATGATGATAGGGAGGGAGTCTTACTATTGTCAAAGTATAATTTGCTTCATTATCTTTGATTCTTTGTTCCACCATTTTtccttatttcttttttttttcttttgattttttcctTACATTCTTTTCACGTAttgtatataataatataaaggaacaattttttctttttaatttcccAAAACcgtgtttttattttgaaattggaTGCCCAAATAGTAGTTTTGCAATAAGATTGAATATCAACTTCTCATTTCAAACAGttaaattaatcaagaaaaactgatttattttatttttaatattttgtggTTTTATTCCAGTTTGTATTGTATGAGTTTTTCTATCCTTTAAATCTTTTAAGAATATCCAGAATTTCTTctattcaatttttcttttattttcattaatgaAAGCACAAAGGTAAGGTTAGATGAACAAATTTTCAGATTGGGTGTTCTtcatttttgttcttatttatgTTGTCTGTGTTGTTTcaataaaagaaagaatgaaaggGAAGACGAAACCCACAACACGAAAATGGAACAACAAAAAAGTGAACATTGGCAACTGGttcttttagagagagaaaagatattgaaattgatttagtGTTGACAGAACATGATAAGTTTGGTGGACTGCTGTAATCTAATGGTGGAAAAAAGTGGTCCAAGTTGAACCAAAACTTCAAGTGGTCTAAACTAAATGGACCCTATCTATTATCCTACTGTGAAACCcagatacttcaaaatggataaCGTACCAtatcccctgcgtatcctgcatCGATACCTGCCCAATACTTTCCGATACGTATCAGAagagtatccgaagattaaattttattttttttaaaaataattatccgatacgtATCAGAAGAGTATTcgaagattaatttttttttttttttggatatagtgcTTCTTTTGGATCGTATTGTATCGTATCGtatcttaatttttaaaacttttatgTATCAACGTATcagtgcagtatcgtatccgtattGTATCTTGTATTCGGACTTCACAACTTACAAGTGTATGTCTCATTGGTTTTTTGTGTCAAATATCCGGCTGCATGCATTTGAATGTAACCTGCATCTTCGTTTGATAGCAACATTTTTCTGTTGTGTATGATTTTTATGCATTGTGTATCTATTTACTTTGTAACAATTAACTATGAAGTTAGTTACTGTCTCtctataatatattaatatgagaattgttgttcccacaattggtttggctgtgccacacgagtaaatgacctaaatgcccttcggcagttaactgccgaagtttttagtaaaccggcggcagctaactaccgaggaattccttggcagttaactgccgaggaaaactgaacatAACCAGAACGCAGAAACTCAGATTTCTAGTATTGCTtcattcttcaaaatcattccaaaatcattcaacttCTCCAATTTCGATTTTTCAGCAAAATCAAGTgcatcatctccatttaatcacaagtaagtatgttgactcatttttaatcataatgttagtttgggtaggttttttttaaaaaaaaaaaggtagttttcatgtggttagggttgatgtaggaattgaattttttatgagtgcatgtagtttataattgaatgtagttggtttaattgatgattgaatgatgttagggaataatgtggttttgaatggtggcaaaagaacacattttgagtatgtttgatactttgcacacaaagtgtttgataaaatgtgtcaatgacaattttattgattatttagttagtttaggtattGGATACGATCTTGATTGTAATttgaaaaagtgtatattgaattaagttgaatgcatattgaaaaagtgtatattgaattaggttgaatgtgtatattgaattatgtttagtttaggttgaatgtgtatgataatgcatttgattttttacgtttgaatgttaatgataatgtgtatgataatgtttaggttcaatcaatgtctttattttggtaaagtggTTTAATGTGAAAGtggttatgtttaggttgaatgtgaaagtctaggttttgtttaggtttagtgtttttgataaagtggttgaatgatattattttttttgtagatattgccgatcaggaccccattgatccatctcagatgattggtggtaggcgtgccaTGACTCATAGCCACCGTAGGGAGAGGCAGAGCGGAGTACCTGAACTATCAAGATCAGGTACAACATGATGTGACGGATGGtggatatgaccaggatcatataccacagcagcaggatgcaggagacgaggatgacattgcagcagctgctgcaccggAGGTGTTACCCGTGGACCCTCCATTTCCTGGTGGACCGGCTGACTTGTCATTGCTCCACTCTTATGACTTGCAAATGGATGTTGAAGagcaaataacaaatatattttgggCGGATGCACAAATGATAAATGATTATGGGTATTTTGGTGATGTTATCACTTTTGACACCACATACAAGACAAATAAGGGTTATCGGCCGCTGGGAGTATTTGTTGGACTAAATAATCACAGGCAAACAGTCATTTTTGGGGCAGCATTGTTATATGACGAAACAATCCCTTCTTTCAAGTGGTTATTTCAAACATTTCTCAAGGCAATGGGTGGTAAAAAGCCAAAAACCATGATGACGGATCAAGATGTTGCGATGGCTAAGGCTATTTCCTTAGTTATGCCAGAAACATTTCATGGATTGTGCACTTGGCATATAAGACAGAATGCTTTACGGCATGTGAACCACTTGTATCAAAAGAGTTCACGATTCGGTTTGGATTTTGAAGCATGCATAGATCTACATGAAGATGAGGGTGAATTTTTGAATGCTTGGAATTCTTTGCTTGTTGAGCATAATATATTGGAAGGGTCGTGGTTGCATACAATTTTTCAATTGAAGGAGAAATGGGCATGGACATATGTCCGGAAAACATTCACAGTTTCACATCCAGGATTCTTTAAATACATT is from Medicago truncatula cultivar Jemalong A17 chromosome 1, MtrunA17r5.0-ANR, whole genome shotgun sequence and encodes:
- the LOC112417126 gene encoding protein FAR1-RELATED SEQUENCE 5; translated protein: MDVEEQITNIFWADAQMINDYGYFGDVITFDTTYKTNKGYRPLGVFVGLNNHRQTVIFGAALLYDETIPSFKWLFQTFLKAMGGKKPKTMMTDQDVAMAKAISLVMPETFHGLCTWHIRQNALRHVNHLYQKSSRFGLDFEACIDLHEDEGEFLNAWNSLLVEHNILEGSWLHTIFQLKEKWAWTYVRKTFTVSHPGFFKYIH